Within the Micromonospora citrea genome, the region CTGCATGTGGCGAGCCGAAACCTCGACACAGGTTTCATGGCCCGGGATGTCCATGAGAGCGAGAGCTGCCTGGTCGGTTACACGCGCACCCTGAATGATGTAGTTGCCGTCCGTGGTGACGTCGATGATGGGCGCCTCGATCCGGGTCACCACCCCGGCGAGGCCGTTCTTGGCCAGGTGGCGCATCAGGGGGGCGGGCACCTCAACGACTGTCTCCTGTTCTGTCTCGAGGGCGAGGATCGTGGGATCGGCGACCTTCCAGCCCTGCACCACGTAGCTGTCTCGGTCCGTGGCGTAAAGCGTGGGGGATTGCCCGCCCGTCGACTCCTTGCCCAAGAACGTTAACCGCATGCCCCTGCCTCCCAGCGATGGTTGCACGTTGTTGCCCGTCCTGCAGATCGTCGGCCGCAGCGCGTGCAACGTCAAGGGATCGACTTGGTCGCAGGAGGCATAGCTACACGGCCGCAGTGAGGGATTGCGACCGCCCAATCTGGCCTACGCTGGGGGCGTGGCGCTGGGACGTGCGTACATCGAGATCATCGGCGACGTAAGGAAGTTCGCGCCGGACCTGAAACGCGGGCTGAAGTCGGCGCTGAAGATCGGCGCGCTGAGCGGGGTGGCCGCCAGCGCGACGGGCAGCCTGGTCGGCCTGGCCGGTGCGCTGGCGCAGGTCAGCGGCGCGGCGTTCGCCGTGCCCGCGGCGGCGTCGGTCTACGGCGCGGCGATGGGCGCGCTGCGGATCGCGACGTCGGGCTTCGGGGACGCGATGGGCGCGGTCGTCGAGGGCGACGCGAAGACGTTCGAGAAGGCGCTGGAGAACCTGTCGCCGCAGGCGCAGAAGCTGGCCCGCGAGTTCCAGGCGGTGGGCCCGGCGATCGAGGGCATCCGCACGGCGACGCAGGACGCGTTCGCCGGGCCGATGCTCGGGCAGGTCAAGGCGACCGCCTCGGTGCTGGCGGGGCCGCTGCGCGCCGGCCTGGCCGGCATCGCGGCCGAGTACGGGCTGGTGGCGCGGCGGGCGCTGGAGTTCGCCCGGGAGGGCGCCACCGTGTCGGTGCTGCGCGGGGTGCTGATGGGCGCGCGGGAGGCCGTGGCGAACCTCGCCGTGGCGGTGGGGCCGCTGCTGGCCGGGTTCCGCGACATAGCCGTGGTGGGCCTCCCGGCGGTGAGCCAGCTGTCCGGTGTGGCCGGCGGCCTGGGCGCGAAGTTCGGCGCGTGGCTGTCGGCGATGGCGCAGAGCGGCGCGGCCACCGCGGCGATCCAGACGGCGCTGGGCATCCTGCGGCAGCTCGGCCAGGTCGCGGCGAACGTCGGCGGGATCCTCCGCTCGGTCTTCGAGGCGGTCAGCCAGGCGGCCGGCGGCGGCGGCTTCCTCGGCAGCCTGGTGATGGCCACCGGCACGCTGCGGGAGTTCTTCGCCTCGGCGGAGGGCGCGCAGGCGCTGCAAGGGGTGTTCACGGCGCTGGGCACGGCGGCGTCGGGCCTGTCGCCGGTGCTGATGACGCTGCTGGGGATCATCGGCAAGTCGCTGGTGCCGGCCCTCCTGCCGATCGTGCAGGCGGTTGTGCCGGCGTTGCAGGCCGTCGCGACGGCGCTGGGGCCGGCGATCGGCACGCTCGGCGCGGCGCTCGGCCCGGTGCTGTCCGCCCTGTCGGTGGGCATCCAGGCGCTGGCCCCGTCGCTGGGCCCGATCGCGCAGGTGATCGCGTCGATCGCGCTGGCGATCGCGCCGCTGCTGCCGGTCGTCGGGCAGCTGGTGGCCATGCTGATCGGCCCGCTGGCGACGGCGCTGAACGCGCTGGTCCCGCTGATCGGGCCGCTGATCACCGCGCTGGCGCCGATCCTGCTCCAGGTCGGGCAGACGATCGCCGCGATCCTCGCCCCCGCCGCCGGGCAGCTCGCGCAGTTGTTCACCCAGATGGGCCCGGTGCTCGGCCAGCTCGTCGCCGCGCTGGGCAGCGCGCTTGCCCCGATCCTCGGGGTGCTTGGCCCGCTGGTCATGCAGGTGGTGCAGGCGATGGCGCCGATGCTGCCGACGATCCTGTCGCTGCTGCCGCCGCTGATCGAGGTCGTGGTGGCGTTGACGCCGCTGATCCAGCTGGTGGCACAGCTCGCCGTCGTGGCGGTCGCCCTGGTCGCGCCGCTGATCAAGGTCGCGGCGCTGCTGGTGCAGTTCCTGGTGTCGGCGGCGATCGCGCCGCTGATCTCGGCGCTCGCGGGCGCGCTGACGTGGCTGCTGTCGCCGCTGACCGGGGTGGCCGAGTGGCTGGGCAAGGTCGCCGCCTGGCTGAACGGGATCGACTGGGCCGGGGTCGGGGCGGCGATCGGCGGGGCGTTCTCGTCGGCGTGGAACGCGGTGGTCGGGTTCTTCTCCTCGCTCGGCACCTGGTTCGCCGAGCTGCCCGGGAAGATCGGTTCGTTCCTGGCGAGCCTGCCGGGGATGCTGTGGAACCTGTTCACGTCGGCGCTGGGCATGGCGCTCCAGGCCGTGGGCGTCGGGATCGGCCTGCTGATCTTCTCGGTGACGCAGCTGCCCGGGATGGTCCTCAGCGGCATTGCGGCGCTGCCGGGCCTGCTGGCCGGGTTCTTCTCCCGGCTGTGGGCCAGCGCGCGGGCGCTGACGACCGCGGGCATCAACGCGGTGGTGTCGTTCGTGACCGGGCTGCCCGGCCGGATCATGTCGGGCCTGTCGCGGCTGCCGGGCATCCTGGCCGGCGCGCTGTCGTCGGCGATGAGCGCGGCGCGTAGCGCGGCGTCGAGCGGCGTGAGCGCCCTGGTGTCGTTCATCAGCAGCGTGCCCGGCCGGCTCGCCGGACTGGCCGGGAAGTTCGTGTCGGCGGGCCGGAGCCTCATCAGCGGGTTCATGAACGGGCTCAAGAACGTGGGCGGGTTCATCGGCGACGTCGCCGGGTCGATCACGTCGGCGATCACGGGGTTCATCAACCGGGTCATCGGCAAGATCAACTCGGGTATCGCGTCGATCGACGCCAAGCTGCCCGGGTCGCTGCCTCGCATCCCGGCGCTGGCCAACGGCGCGATCCTGCGCCGGCCGACGCTGTTCGTCGGCGGCGAGGCCGGCGACGAGGTGGTGGTGCCGCTGACCCGGCCGCGCCGGGCGCGGGAGCTGGCCGAGCAGTCCGGGCTGATGCGGCTGCTCGGCGGCGACGGTGGCGGGTCCGTGATGTTCGGGCGCGACGCGATCCGAGTGACCTTCGAGGGAGTCCTGCCGACCCGGCAGGAGGCGCTGGACACCGGCCGGGCGGTCGGTGAAGGCGTACTGGAGACGCTGGCCCGCAGGGACGTGGCCACGACCGTGAGGACGATCTGAGTGGGCGAGTACAACCCGGACCGGCCCTACGTGCTGGGGATGCAGTGGGCGCCGCTGGTGGCCGACACGGTGCAGCTCGACACGGGAAGCGAGCTGGGCTACACGTTCCGGGCCCGCGCCAGCCACGCCGCCGGCGCCGGGCTGCGGCGGGTGCGGCTGCACGTGGCGTCGCCGCCGCCGGGCCTGCCGAACCGCAAGGAGCTGCTGGTCAACCTGTACCCGGCGGGCCAGGTCGCCGGCACCGGGCCGGTGCGCAAGCTGGTCATCCCGGTGCGGGACGGCGCGATGCTGCCCGGCGGAGCCCTCGCGGGCGGCTCGGCGACGCCGCCGGACGCGGTGAGCAACCCGTCCGACCCGCGGCACATCACGCTGACCGGGCCGAACGCGGCGGCGCGGTTCTGGTTCGACACGGACGTGTCGCGCACCCACGCCGCGCTGGACGGCCGGCGGATCCTCGACGTGTCGGTGCTGTACGTGATCTCGGGCCCGTTCGCCGACCTGGCCCCGGCGGTGACCCTCGGCCTCGAGCGCCCGTCGGCCGGGGTGAACTGGCTGATGGACGAGACGCTGAACGGGCCGGCCGCCCACAACGGGGTGACGGCGGTCAGCCGGTCGCGCCTCGGCGAGCTGAACCCGTGGTGGAACACGGCGGCGGCGCCGACGACGGAACGGGGCCGGGTGCCGTGGCGGTCGCGGACCCTCGCGTCGACCGGCAACCCGCCGGCGGGCCTGTCGGCGCTGGCGGCGTCGGGCGGGACGAACATCAACGTGCGGCTCCAGGTCGCCGCCAACGCGGCGGCCACCGCGGTGTTCCAGGTGCACTACCTGGCGCTGGAGGTGACGTACGGGGAGGAGAACCGGGTCGGCGGCGGCGGCCTCGACCTGTCCCAGGGGGCGGCGTACATCGGCGGGTACTACTACGAGGTGCCGATCTGGGAGGCGAAGAACTTCTCCGGCACGGTGGAGCTGACCGGCGGGCGGGAGTACGCGGTGACGGTCGGGCAGGCGTACTCGGGGCAGCAGTCGGTGGCCTCGCCGGTGCCGGTGAAG harbors:
- a CDS encoding phage tail protein, with amino-acid sequence MALGRAYIEIIGDVRKFAPDLKRGLKSALKIGALSGVAASATGSLVGLAGALAQVSGAAFAVPAAASVYGAAMGALRIATSGFGDAMGAVVEGDAKTFEKALENLSPQAQKLAREFQAVGPAIEGIRTATQDAFAGPMLGQVKATASVLAGPLRAGLAGIAAEYGLVARRALEFAREGATVSVLRGVLMGAREAVANLAVAVGPLLAGFRDIAVVGLPAVSQLSGVAGGLGAKFGAWLSAMAQSGAATAAIQTALGILRQLGQVAANVGGILRSVFEAVSQAAGGGGFLGSLVMATGTLREFFASAEGAQALQGVFTALGTAASGLSPVLMTLLGIIGKSLVPALLPIVQAVVPALQAVATALGPAIGTLGAALGPVLSALSVGIQALAPSLGPIAQVIASIALAIAPLLPVVGQLVAMLIGPLATALNALVPLIGPLITALAPILLQVGQTIAAILAPAAGQLAQLFTQMGPVLGQLVAALGSALAPILGVLGPLVMQVVQAMAPMLPTILSLLPPLIEVVVALTPLIQLVAQLAVVAVALVAPLIKVAALLVQFLVSAAIAPLISALAGALTWLLSPLTGVAEWLGKVAAWLNGIDWAGVGAAIGGAFSSAWNAVVGFFSSLGTWFAELPGKIGSFLASLPGMLWNLFTSALGMALQAVGVGIGLLIFSVTQLPGMVLSGIAALPGLLAGFFSRLWASARALTTAGINAVVSFVTGLPGRIMSGLSRLPGILAGALSSAMSAARSAASSGVSALVSFISSVPGRLAGLAGKFVSAGRSLISGFMNGLKNVGGFIGDVAGSITSAITGFINRVIGKINSGIASIDAKLPGSLPRIPALANGAILRRPTLFVGGEAGDEVVVPLTRPRRARELAEQSGLMRLLGGDGGGSVMFGRDAIRVTFEGVLPTRQEALDTGRAVGEGVLETLARRDVATTVRTI